A single genomic interval of uncultured Cohaesibacter sp. harbors:
- the galU gene encoding UTP--glucose-1-phosphate uridylyltransferase GalU, whose protein sequence is MVQPIRKAVFPVAGLGTRFLPATKALPKEMLTIVDRPVIQYVVDEARAAGVEQFIFVTGRNKAVIEDHFDVQVELEDTLKQRGKYDVLKSLRKDLPKAGHTMFTRQQQPLGLGHAVLCAKELVGHEPFALLLPDMIMKSPKGCLAQMMDVYNKRAGNIVALEEVPMEMTFKYGVIQPGEKFEDSVEINGMVEKPEPGTAPSNLILSGRYILQPEIFDYLKDQQPGSGNEIQLTDAMISLNNDQSFTGMIYDGETYDCGSKSGFLMANVSYGMERDDIAPNVASTIRSIIEKYDTENGHK, encoded by the coding sequence ATGGTACAGCCAATCCGCAAAGCCGTATTCCCTGTAGCAGGTCTTGGAACGCGCTTCCTTCCAGCGACCAAAGCCCTGCCCAAGGAAATGCTTACGATTGTCGACCGACCAGTTATTCAATATGTCGTTGACGAAGCCAGGGCTGCGGGTGTCGAACAATTCATTTTCGTTACCGGTAGAAACAAGGCCGTCATCGAGGACCATTTCGACGTACAGGTAGAGCTGGAAGACACGCTCAAACAGCGCGGCAAATATGATGTGCTCAAAAGCCTGCGCAAAGACCTGCCAAAGGCGGGCCACACCATGTTTACCCGTCAGCAGCAGCCGCTGGGCCTTGGGCACGCCGTTTTGTGCGCCAAAGAACTTGTTGGCCATGAACCATTCGCGCTGCTTCTTCCAGATATGATCATGAAGTCGCCCAAGGGCTGCCTCGCCCAAATGATGGACGTCTATAACAAGCGCGCTGGCAACATCGTTGCACTTGAAGAAGTGCCGATGGAAATGACCTTCAAATATGGTGTCATTCAGCCGGGCGAGAAATTTGAAGACAGCGTAGAGATCAACGGCATGGTCGAGAAACCGGAGCCGGGCACTGCGCCTTCCAACCTTATCCTCTCGGGTCGTTATATCCTGCAGCCGGAAATCTTTGATTATCTCAAGGATCAGCAACCGGGCAGCGGCAACGAAATCCAGCTGACCGACGCCATGATCAGCCTCAACAACGATCAGTCCTTCACCGGTATGATCTATGATGGCGAAACCTATGACTGCGGGTCCAAATCAGGCTTCCTGATGGCCAACGTATCCTACGGCATGGAACGCGATGATATTGCGCCAAACGTGGCAAGCACCATCCGCTCCATCATTGAAAAGTACGACACGGAGAATGGCCACAAATAA
- a CDS encoding DUF692 domain-containing protein has translation MPSSQISQASSDTKQKKIPPRAGVGLKAEHYQTILETSPDIGWFEVHPENYMGAGGPPHRYLGEIAARYPLSLHGVGASIGADKPLDTDHINRLKALNERYAPGLFSEHLAWSSHDEVFFNDLLPVPYRQDSLDRVVDHVNQLQDHLGRRILIENPSVYVAFESSTMSEITFLERLVARTGCGLLLDCNNVYVSATNQNYDPVAYLDAFPVEHVGEIHLAGFARDEDDEGEPLLIDAHDREVADAVWALYDQTLARSGAVPTLIEWDNNIPDWDILFAEAMRAEDKLRALPTKLKEPEPDLILGHRHVS, from the coding sequence ATGCCAAGCTCCCAGATCTCACAGGCCTCATCTGACACCAAACAAAAAAAGATCCCGCCGCGGGCCGGTGTTGGCCTCAAGGCAGAGCATTACCAGACCATTCTGGAAACCTCGCCAGACATCGGCTGGTTCGAAGTGCATCCTGAAAATTATATGGGTGCCGGAGGCCCTCCGCACCGCTATCTTGGCGAAATCGCTGCGCGCTATCCCCTTTCCCTGCATGGCGTCGGAGCCTCCATCGGCGCCGACAAGCCGCTCGATACAGATCACATCAATCGCCTCAAGGCCCTCAACGAACGCTACGCGCCCGGCCTCTTTTCAGAGCATCTGGCTTGGTCCAGCCATGACGAGGTCTTTTTTAACGACCTGCTACCCGTTCCCTACCGTCAGGACAGCCTTGATCGTGTCGTTGATCATGTGAACCAGCTACAGGACCATTTGGGCCGACGCATTCTCATTGAGAACCCGTCCGTCTATGTGGCCTTCGAAAGCTCCACCATGTCGGAAATCACCTTCCTTGAGCGACTGGTCGCGCGCACGGGCTGCGGCCTGCTGCTCGATTGCAACAATGTTTATGTCTCGGCAACCAACCAGAATTATGACCCCGTTGCCTATCTTGATGCCTTCCCCGTCGAGCATGTGGGAGAAATTCATCTGGCTGGTTTCGCCCGCGATGAAGATGACGAAGGCGAGCCCCTGCTGATCGACGCCCACGACAGAGAAGTCGCTGATGCCGTCTGGGCCCTTTATGACCAGACATTGGCGCGCTCCGGCGCCGTCCCCACGCTGATTGAATGGGACAACAACATCCCCGATTGGGACATTCTTTTTGCCGAAGCCATGCGGGCGGAAGACAAGCTGCGGGCACTGCCAACAAAGCTCAAGGAACCAGAGCCAGACCTGATTTTGGGGCATCGCCATGTCAGCTAG
- a CDS encoding Hsp20 family protein — translation MRHYDLTPLYRSTVGFDKLFSMLDTVTGPDSSTPSYPPYNIERLAENSYRISMAVAGFSEKDLSIEVKENALKVTGEKVIEEDEKEKDYLHRGIASRAFERQFQLADYMQVEGASMEHGLLHIDLKREIPEAMKPRQIEIRSSDSDNDPTVIEGSKH, via the coding sequence ATGCGTCACTACGATCTTACTCCGCTCTATCGCTCTACTGTTGGCTTTGACAAGCTCTTCTCCATGCTGGACACCGTAACCGGCCCGGACAGTAGCACTCCATCCTATCCACCTTACAACATCGAACGTCTGGCTGAGAATTCCTATCGTATTTCGATGGCTGTTGCCGGTTTCTCCGAGAAGGATCTTTCCATTGAAGTGAAAGAGAACGCGCTCAAGGTAACCGGTGAGAAAGTTATCGAGGAAGACGAAAAGGAAAAGGACTATCTGCACCGCGGCATCGCCTCGCGTGCCTTTGAACGTCAGTTCCAGCTCGCCGACTATATGCAGGTTGAAGGGGCAAGTATGGAGCATGGTCTGCTTCACATTGACCTCAAACGTGAAATCCCTGAAGCCATGAAACCGCGCCAGATCGAGATCCGCTCGTCTGATAGCGATAATGACCCAACAGTCATTGAAGGCTCCAAGCACTAA
- a CDS encoding VOC family protein, whose product MHVTAFRIFVRDLAVARDFYANSLKWPMVWDRFEQGAVGFEPGMLVIIEEEDARGPQASLIGRFTGLSLAVDDLPSLYQTLKARGVPFVAPPERQFWGGSLVHLIDPSGNIITLVE is encoded by the coding sequence ATGCATGTAACCGCATTCCGGATTTTCGTTAGAGATCTTGCAGTCGCACGCGATTTTTATGCAAATTCGCTCAAGTGGCCCATGGTGTGGGACCGCTTCGAACAGGGAGCCGTCGGTTTTGAGCCGGGCATGCTGGTCATTATCGAAGAAGAAGATGCACGAGGCCCTCAGGCGTCCCTGATCGGTCGTTTTACCGGTCTGTCACTGGCCGTTGATGATTTGCCGAGCTTGTATCAGACCCTGAAAGCGCGTGGGGTGCCCTTTGTTGCGCCGCCGGAAAGACAATTCTGGGGTGGATCGTTGGTGCATCTGATCGATCCCTCAGGCAATATCATCACACTTGTCGAATAA
- the hisN gene encoding histidinol-phosphatase → MSIERAPDFDFLHQLADLAGDTVMPLFRKAIEIENKLDGGFDPVTDADKQAELKLRGLIQEQFPSHGILGEEFEGKDLDADGLWVLDPIDGTRAFISGLPTWGTLIGYRHSGGQSLGMMSQPFTKERFFGDGKNAFYQGPDGKRPVKTRSCKAISDATLFTTAPDIFAPDELKAFQRVEDAVRLSRYGVDCYAYCMLAIGMVDLVIEAALKPVDIAPLIPLIEGAGGVVTNWQGGSAFDGGQVVATGDPDLHQSVLDLLANES, encoded by the coding sequence ATGAGCATTGAGCGCGCACCGGATTTTGATTTTCTGCACCAACTCGCTGATCTGGCCGGAGATACGGTCATGCCGCTTTTCCGCAAGGCCATCGAGATTGAAAACAAGCTCGATGGAGGCTTTGATCCGGTGACCGATGCGGACAAACAAGCTGAGTTGAAACTGCGTGGGCTTATTCAGGAGCAGTTTCCAAGCCATGGCATTCTGGGGGAAGAATTCGAGGGCAAGGATCTTGATGCCGATGGCCTATGGGTTCTTGACCCGATTGATGGCACGCGCGCCTTTATCTCCGGCTTGCCAACATGGGGCACGTTGATCGGCTATCGTCATTCCGGCGGTCAGAGCCTTGGCATGATGAGCCAGCCTTTCACCAAGGAACGCTTTTTCGGCGACGGCAAGAATGCCTTTTATCAGGGACCGGATGGAAAGCGGCCGGTGAAGACACGGTCTTGCAAGGCGATCAGTGATGCGACTTTGTTCACAACCGCTCCGGATATCTTTGCCCCTGATGAGCTTAAGGCCTTTCAGCGCGTCGAGGATGCCGTGCGTCTGTCGCGCTATGGGGTTGATTGCTACGCCTATTGCATGCTGGCCATCGGCATGGTGGATCTGGTGATTGAAGCGGCCTTGAAGCCGGTTGATATTGCGCCGCTAATTCCGCTGATCGAAGGGGCTGGCGGTGTGGTCACTAACTGGCAGGGTGGCTCTGCCTTTGATGGCGGACAGGTGGTTGCAACGGGCGACCCTGATCTGCATCAGTCGGTGCTTGATCTTCTTGCAAATGAAAGCTGA
- a CDS encoding lytic murein transglycosylase, with amino-acid sequence MPIRNWTSLFGFTSVWGLISTGFLLLALLSTESNAQTAQGFQNWIRNFWPTAQSAGITAKTYNAAFAGAQFDSSVIKRATNQPEFVKPIWSYMDGAVSDLRIKNGQKMRSKYASLLGRLENSFGVDRYVLLAIWGMETAYGSIFSNKALIKPTIQSLAMLAYADPQRSKFGQTQLLAALKILQSGDVAPSEMVGSWAGAMGHTQFIPTTFLSKAVDYDGDGHRDIWNSIPDALASSANLLKEAGWETGKTWGYEVSLPNNFPFELADGKVTKTLADWQKMGAKRVYGRSFPRPSDQAQLIMPAGYRGPAFLILKNFSVIKRYNNATSYALAVGHLADRIRGGRGFAHEWPRSDRMLTTTERKELQTILNRLGYDTGGIDGRLGSKSRAAIRHWQKRNGHVPDGFASGDLLEALRKG; translated from the coding sequence ATGCCTATACGAAATTGGACAAGTCTTTTTGGGTTCACCTCCGTTTGGGGATTAATTTCCACAGGCTTTCTGCTGCTTGCACTTCTCTCTACAGAGTCCAACGCGCAAACGGCGCAAGGGTTCCAAAATTGGATACGGAATTTTTGGCCAACGGCCCAATCGGCCGGTATCACGGCAAAAACATACAATGCGGCCTTTGCTGGTGCGCAGTTCGATAGCTCCGTTATCAAACGGGCGACCAACCAGCCAGAATTCGTCAAACCCATCTGGTCCTACATGGATGGTGCGGTCAGTGACCTGCGCATCAAGAATGGTCAGAAGATGCGGAGCAAATATGCCTCCCTGCTGGGCAGACTGGAAAATTCCTTTGGTGTCGACCGGTATGTTCTGTTGGCGATCTGGGGTATGGAAACCGCTTACGGCTCTATTTTCAGCAATAAGGCTTTGATCAAGCCCACCATCCAGTCGCTCGCGATGTTGGCTTATGCAGATCCGCAGCGCTCCAAATTTGGGCAAACCCAGCTGCTGGCCGCTCTCAAGATTTTGCAGAGCGGAGATGTTGCCCCTTCCGAAATGGTCGGCTCATGGGCTGGTGCCATGGGGCACACCCAGTTCATTCCAACTACATTCTTGAGTAAAGCGGTGGATTATGATGGTGACGGACATCGGGATATCTGGAACTCCATTCCGGATGCTTTGGCGTCCAGTGCCAATCTGTTGAAGGAAGCTGGTTGGGAAACCGGCAAGACATGGGGCTATGAAGTGTCGCTGCCCAACAATTTCCCCTTTGAGTTGGCCGATGGCAAGGTGACCAAGACCCTTGCCGACTGGCAGAAAATGGGAGCAAAGCGGGTTTATGGACGCTCTTTCCCACGGCCAAGTGACCAGGCCCAGCTGATTATGCCAGCTGGTTATCGTGGTCCGGCCTTTCTCATTTTGAAGAATTTCTCAGTCATCAAGCGTTATAACAATGCCACATCCTATGCTTTGGCTGTTGGCCATCTGGCGGACCGTATTCGCGGTGGGCGAGGCTTTGCGCATGAATGGCCCCGTTCTGACCGGATGCTCACAACAACTGAGCGAAAAGAGCTTCAGACTATTCTGAACCGCCTTGGATATGATACAGGTGGCATTGACGGGCGGCTGGGTTCCAAGTCTCGTGCCGCTATCCGTCATTGGCAAAAACGCAATGGCCATGTGCCGGACGGGTTTGCCAGCGGCGATCTTTTGGAAGCCCTGCGCAAAGGCTGA
- a CDS encoding DNA-binding domain-containing protein, with product MSASPSLHTAQASFSSALIKPDHPTPDDVVGPKPEKKAQKRFGVYRNNVIVSLTEALMASFPTIKALVGEDYFRAMARVYITSHPPRTAMLSRYGDLFASFLDVFEPVQAFPYLGDVAGIEFAWQEAYHAADQSPLDPTSLQQVPPDRLAELTFTLHPACRLLASPHPAYSIWAAHKQDNPQEAMASLPQEPEDCLITRPYWDVMTIKLPAGGFAFLKALREGLTLRQAAAAALEAAPAFDFARNLGGLLETGVLAGLHLPSIDAKGQTEPEPRHDDNPSQHHESEPR from the coding sequence ATGTCAGCTAGCCCGTCCCTTCATACAGCGCAGGCCTCTTTTTCCAGCGCTCTGATAAAGCCCGATCACCCCACACCGGATGATGTGGTCGGCCCAAAGCCGGAGAAGAAGGCGCAAAAGCGCTTCGGAGTCTATCGCAACAATGTGATTGTCAGCCTCACAGAGGCGCTGATGGCTTCCTTTCCCACCATTAAGGCGTTAGTCGGGGAAGACTATTTCCGCGCCATGGCCCGCGTCTACATCACCAGCCACCCGCCGCGCACCGCCATGCTCAGCCGCTATGGCGACCTGTTCGCCAGCTTTCTGGATGTCTTCGAACCTGTACAGGCCTTTCCCTATCTGGGCGATGTGGCCGGCATCGAATTTGCATGGCAAGAAGCCTATCATGCCGCAGATCAATCCCCGCTTGATCCGACCAGCTTGCAACAGGTTCCACCAGACCGTCTGGCGGAGCTAACCTTCACGCTCCATCCGGCCTGTCGCCTTCTGGCTTCACCTCACCCCGCTTACAGCATTTGGGCAGCCCACAAGCAAGACAACCCGCAAGAGGCAATGGCCTCCTTGCCCCAAGAGCCGGAGGATTGCCTCATCACGCGCCCATACTGGGACGTCATGACGATTAAGCTCCCTGCTGGCGGCTTTGCTTTTCTCAAAGCGCTCAGAGAAGGACTAACGCTTCGTCAGGCTGCAGCGGCCGCCCTTGAAGCAGCACCAGCCTTTGACTTCGCGCGCAATCTGGGTGGTCTTCTGGAAACCGGCGTCTTGGCTGGGCTTCACCTTCCCTCCATCGACGCAAAAGGCCAGACAGAGCCAGAACCACGCCACGATGACAACCCCAGCCAGCATCACGAAAGCGAACCACGATGA
- a CDS encoding DoxX family membrane protein: MTILSAATSLHVRLFGWLEHQLEPWFLGLSARLIFSSVLLFYFLNSALTKVGDGPLGLFSPSIGAYAQIVPPVAEAAGYDTSQIAFLPWGVIVLAGTLAEFILPILILIGLATRLAAIAFIGFIAVMTFVDIQFHGVEAETIGHLFDNVHNSAILDQRLLWLMPLLLLIIKGPGTLSVDHFLARWRRPETG, from the coding sequence ATGACCATCCTTTCCGCAGCCACGTCGCTTCATGTCCGCCTGTTTGGCTGGCTAGAGCACCAACTGGAACCATGGTTCCTCGGCCTTAGTGCCCGGTTGATCTTTTCCAGTGTGCTGTTGTTCTATTTCCTCAACTCAGCACTGACCAAGGTGGGGGATGGCCCCTTGGGGCTCTTTTCGCCCTCAATCGGAGCCTACGCCCAAATCGTACCTCCCGTTGCTGAAGCGGCTGGCTATGACACCAGTCAGATTGCCTTTTTGCCGTGGGGTGTTATCGTGCTAGCAGGGACCCTCGCAGAATTCATCCTACCGATCCTTATCCTTATCGGGCTTGCCACCCGTCTTGCCGCCATCGCTTTCATCGGCTTCATCGCGGTGATGACCTTTGTCGATATCCAGTTTCATGGAGTGGAAGCAGAGACCATCGGGCATCTGTTTGACAACGTCCACAATTCGGCCATTCTAGACCAGCGCCTGCTCTGGTTGATGCCGCTGTTGCTGCTCATCATAAAAGGCCCCGGAACCCTGTCTGTGGACCATTTTCTGGCCCGCTGGCGGCGTCCGGAAACAGGTTAG
- a CDS encoding DUF2336 domain-containing protein has translation MQAANVKTELVDWKVLSGQSDSGKSDELMRHVASLFSLTASHCDDEQLATYDTVMQRLADLVCEDTRSFAAQKICHLENAPHNIIRRFAFDAIKVADPVLRNSPVLTDDDLIEVTEANSEDHMVSISTRKSISSVVTDVLVRSGRETVMIKLAANCGADLSEDSQRLLEQAADNDRFLARELANRISDNQRSAPVLSKQASARKHVDLSGVWACIEPMVDEHFYNLSRHSYLARYRFDSSLTKIDKLHMQGFLGNGVLRQFACNDQFADLVCGIAKMTGFPHQIIARMMACLEWDQVLSLFRLQSFSDELVRDVLECGPWMLCLSANQCSAVLKRYRQLSTDEALKIANSWPKTGLILD, from the coding sequence ATGCAGGCTGCCAACGTAAAAACCGAACTTGTGGACTGGAAGGTTCTTAGCGGTCAGAGCGATAGTGGTAAGAGCGACGAATTGATGCGCCATGTCGCGTCGTTGTTTTCGCTGACAGCATCTCATTGCGATGACGAGCAGTTAGCGACTTACGATACGGTCATGCAGCGGCTTGCCGATCTCGTGTGTGAGGATACGCGTTCTTTTGCCGCTCAAAAGATCTGTCATCTTGAGAATGCCCCGCATAATATCATTCGCCGCTTTGCCTTTGATGCCATCAAGGTTGCTGACCCAGTGTTGCGTAACTCTCCGGTTTTGACGGACGATGATTTGATTGAAGTCACCGAGGCGAACAGCGAAGACCACATGGTGTCCATTTCCACACGCAAGAGCATCAGTAGTGTTGTGACTGATGTGCTTGTCAGATCCGGACGTGAAACCGTGATGATCAAACTGGCCGCCAACTGCGGTGCCGATCTCTCCGAAGATAGTCAGCGGCTTCTGGAACAGGCTGCAGACAATGACCGTTTTCTCGCTAGGGAACTGGCCAACAGAATCTCGGACAATCAGCGCTCTGCTCCGGTTTTGAGCAAGCAGGCCTCAGCCAGAAAGCATGTTGATCTCAGCGGTGTGTGGGCCTGCATCGAACCAATGGTTGACGAGCATTTCTACAATCTGTCGCGCCATTCCTATCTGGCCCGTTATCGGTTCGACTCCTCTTTGACCAAAATCGACAAGCTCCACATGCAGGGGTTTCTGGGCAATGGCGTGTTGCGGCAGTTTGCCTGCAATGATCAATTTGCCGATCTGGTTTGTGGCATTGCCAAGATGACCGGCTTCCCTCATCAGATCATTGCGCGCATGATGGCATGTCTGGAGTGGGATCAGGTGCTCAGCCTGTTCCGCTTGCAATCCTTCTCGGACGAACTGGTGCGTGATGTGTTGGAATGCGGGCCTTGGATGTTGTGCCTTTCAGCCAATCAATGCAGCGCTGTTCTCAAGCGTTACAGACAATTGAGTACGGATGAAGCTCTTAAAATCGCCAATAGCTGGCCAAAAACGGGCCTGATACTAGACTGA
- a CDS encoding low specificity L-threonine aldolase, whose translation MYFASDNWAGASEPIMNALMRYKDGYEPAYGDGPICESIEQRFQEIFETDCSVFVVGTGTAANALALSALTGPAGTVFCHKEAHIRVDECGAPEFLTSGARMWGLEGRHGKLSREALQTGFQEVPHGVVHHGQPSAVSLTQATEVGTLYSVEEITQLSAQAKDNGLALHMDGARFANALVTLGVTPAEMTWKAGVDVLSFGATKNGAWCAEAVVFFNKDYAKDFIYRRKRAGQLFSKMRFAAAQFEGYFENDHWLDNARHSNAMAAKLVKGLEAMDHTRVAWPSGSNEVFAIVPKQAAQKATAAGAVFYDWPSFGLDPEECPGEDEVLLRLVSSFSTTTEEVDQFLDCLK comes from the coding sequence ATGTATTTTGCCAGCGACAACTGGGCCGGAGCCTCCGAGCCTATCATGAACGCGTTGATGCGCTACAAAGATGGCTATGAGCCCGCCTACGGCGATGGCCCCATCTGCGAATCCATCGAGCAGCGTTTTCAGGAGATTTTCGAAACGGATTGTTCTGTTTTTGTAGTGGGCACCGGCACCGCCGCCAACGCATTGGCGCTTTCCGCCCTCACAGGCCCGGCCGGAACCGTCTTCTGCCACAAGGAAGCCCACATCCGCGTCGACGAATGCGGCGCCCCGGAATTTCTCACCTCTGGTGCCCGCATGTGGGGGCTGGAGGGCAGGCACGGCAAACTGAGCCGCGAAGCGCTGCAAACCGGGTTTCAGGAAGTGCCCCATGGCGTGGTGCATCACGGTCAGCCAAGCGCTGTGTCCCTCACTCAGGCCACCGAGGTTGGTACGCTCTACAGCGTCGAGGAAATCACCCAGCTCTCCGCACAGGCCAAGGATAACGGCCTTGCCCTGCATATGGATGGCGCCCGCTTTGCCAATGCCCTCGTTACACTGGGTGTAACCCCTGCAGAGATGACATGGAAAGCCGGTGTCGACGTGCTCTCCTTTGGAGCCACCAAGAATGGTGCATGGTGCGCGGAAGCCGTGGTCTTCTTCAATAAGGACTATGCCAAGGATTTCATCTATCGCCGCAAACGCGCCGGCCAACTCTTCTCGAAAATGCGCTTTGCAGCCGCCCAGTTTGAAGGGTATTTCGAAAATGACCATTGGCTGGACAATGCGCGACATTCCAACGCAATGGCAGCAAAGCTGGTCAAAGGACTTGAGGCGATGGATCACACCCGCGTCGCCTGGCCGAGCGGATCCAATGAAGTCTTTGCCATCGTTCCCAAACAGGCCGCTCAGAAAGCGACGGCTGCGGGTGCTGTTTTCTATGATTGGCCAAGCTTCGGCCTTGATCCGGAAGAATGCCCGGGCGAGGATGAAGTCCTGTTGCGCCTGGTCAGCTCTTTCTCGACCACGACAGAAGAAGTCGATCAGTTCCTTGACTGCCTGAAATAA
- a CDS encoding alpha/beta hydrolase translates to MQLNNLDKFPELADGVCHEMVCWDQHKVRVARWPSLSPDPKGTICLLHGRSEFIEKYYEVITELRQRGFAVATIDWRGQGLSDRLTRNGMKGHVRRFSDYGKDLKQFIEEVILPDCPPPCFALSHSMGGLILLSNLPDLRIKIDRAVLCAPLIELSTGGHSLLGIKPRQSTIRRLAGFLRYLGFGESYVPGASHTPFDRQGFYTNQLTSDGPRYDRNRQFLIDCPALGIGGPTVLWTHETCKAMDSLQSSDYQSSIHTPVLIVTAGNDTVVNSAAAELFAKTTRAAGAISITGSKHEIMMEREIIREQFWAAFDSFIPGENTLRQESA, encoded by the coding sequence ATGCAGCTGAATAATCTTGACAAATTTCCCGAGCTGGCAGATGGCGTCTGCCATGAAATGGTCTGCTGGGATCAGCACAAAGTGCGCGTTGCCCGCTGGCCATCGCTGTCCCCCGATCCAAAAGGCACGATTTGCCTGCTACACGGCCGGTCCGAATTCATCGAAAAATATTATGAAGTCATCACCGAATTACGCCAGCGCGGCTTTGCCGTTGCCACCATAGATTGGCGCGGACAAGGCTTATCAGACCGCCTGACCCGCAATGGTATGAAAGGACATGTTCGCCGCTTTTCCGATTATGGCAAGGATCTCAAGCAGTTCATCGAAGAGGTAATCTTGCCCGACTGTCCGCCCCCCTGCTTTGCCCTCAGCCACTCTATGGGCGGGCTCATTCTGCTATCCAATTTGCCCGACCTCAGGATCAAGATTGATCGCGCAGTGCTCTGCGCTCCTCTGATTGAACTCTCAACAGGGGGGCACAGCCTTTTGGGGATCAAGCCGCGCCAATCCACTATTCGAAGATTGGCAGGATTTCTGCGTTATTTGGGGTTTGGTGAAAGCTATGTGCCTGGCGCCAGCCACACACCTTTTGACCGGCAGGGCTTTTACACCAATCAGCTCACTTCAGACGGCCCTCGCTATGACAGGAACCGCCAATTTCTCATCGATTGCCCGGCGCTGGGGATCGGCGGACCGACAGTTCTATGGACCCATGAAACCTGCAAGGCGATGGACAGCCTGCAATCGAGCGATTACCAATCCTCTATTCACACCCCCGTGCTCATCGTCACAGCAGGCAACGATACAGTGGTCAACTCGGCCGCAGCCGAACTGTTTGCCAAAACCACACGGGCAGCAGGCGCCATCTCAATTACCGGCAGCAAGCATGAAATCATGATGGAGCGCGAGATCATTCGCGAACAATTCTGGGCTGCCTTTGACAGCTTCATTCCCGGAGAGAACACGCTCAGGCAGGAAAGCGCCTGA